A part of Solibacillus sp. FSL H8-0538 genomic DNA contains:
- a CDS encoding YwqG family protein, whose translation MKQLHFKGGININSPRQLHVPKEFENFRVHLQNSAVVTSIIYPIHGKPKIYESKLAGYPYLPRDAVHPKDANGQYMLLLAQINFSEVHLGAPFPTQGLLQFYISEHCYHHAQLGTGDRLYKIRYYPTIIDKSHLISDFSYLTQTYSTDFPINSELGIQFSTAIEPVSATDYRLSYYFNPLISGEHFAVDGRTFNDLYLENFLSADHKVGGYPYFIEEDIRKNSVALQCYDTLLLQIVSNDEHGIMWGDCGVMSFFINSKKLQHLDFSDIYFHTEDY comes from the coding sequence TTGAAGCAACTTCACTTCAAAGGAGGAATTAACATAAATTCACCCAGACAGCTTCATGTACCGAAGGAGTTTGAAAACTTTCGCGTACATTTACAAAATTCAGCCGTCGTAACTTCCATAATTTACCCCATTCATGGTAAACCTAAAATTTACGAAAGTAAGCTTGCAGGATACCCATACTTACCACGAGATGCAGTACATCCAAAAGATGCTAACGGGCAGTACATGCTGTTATTAGCACAAATTAATTTTTCTGAAGTACATTTAGGTGCCCCATTCCCAACACAAGGCCTCCTACAATTTTATATTTCAGAACACTGTTATCACCATGCTCAATTAGGTACTGGGGATAGACTTTATAAAATACGGTACTACCCTACAATTATTGACAAGTCACATCTCATTTCCGACTTCTCTTATTTAACACAAACATATTCTACTGATTTCCCGATTAATAGTGAATTGGGTATTCAATTTTCGACAGCGATTGAACCGGTTTCAGCAACTGATTATCGATTATCATATTATTTTAACCCCTTAATATCGGGAGAGCATTTTGCAGTGGATGGGCGCACATTTAACGACCTGTACTTAGAGAACTTTTTAAGCGCAGACCACAAAGTAGGCGGTTACCCTTATTTTATTGAGGAAGATATTCGTAAAAATTCTGTAGCCCTTCAATGCTATGACACGCTATTACTTCAAATTGTTTCAAATGATGAACACGGTATTATGTGGGGCGACTGTGGTGTGATGAGCTTTTTTATTAACTCTAAAAAGCTACAGCATTTGGATTTCTCGGATATTTACTTTCATACAGAAGATTATTAA
- the cls gene encoding cardiolipin synthase produces the protein MSYILPIVTFLNISFALTLIFLERKDPSSSWAWILVLFFLPLVGFVFYLLLGRKLRKKHLFRWEGSKDIGIDKLIDFQIEAIKNDQLDYRTDHVKDYNHLIYMNLTTNNSVLTQDNDVVIYLDGTDKFEALIEDILAAKDHIHIQYYIFKVDNLGQRILNVLIKKVKQGVKVRILYDEMGSRGVRKRHFKDLTDVGGEVEVFFPSIFPMINPRLNFRNHRKIVVIDGRIGYIGGFNVGDEYLGLTSKFGYWRDTHLRIEGSAVHPLQTRFILDWNQASTKQRINYSERYFPAIPKKGEAAMQIISSGPDTEWEVIKNGYIKLITNAKKYVYIQSPYFIPDDSFLDAVKIATLSGIDVRIMIPNKPDHIFVFWATYSYVGQLVHAGAKIYHYAKGFIHAKMIVVDDEAASVGTANIDVRSFSLNFEVNAFIYDREIAHKLAEIFEQDILDCSELTVEIYENRSNIVKFKESISRLLSPIL, from the coding sequence ATGAGTTACATTTTACCCATTGTTACATTCCTAAATATTTCATTTGCTTTAACGCTCATTTTTTTAGAGCGTAAAGATCCATCATCTAGTTGGGCTTGGATACTCGTATTATTCTTCCTTCCATTAGTGGGCTTTGTATTCTATTTATTGCTCGGTAGAAAGCTACGAAAAAAGCATTTATTCCGTTGGGAAGGAAGCAAAGATATTGGGATCGACAAATTAATCGATTTTCAAATTGAAGCGATAAAAAATGACCAACTCGATTACCGAACAGATCATGTCAAAGATTATAATCATCTTATTTATATGAACCTCACGACAAACAATTCCGTTTTAACACAGGACAATGATGTCGTCATTTATCTGGATGGGACAGATAAGTTTGAGGCACTTATTGAGGATATTTTAGCTGCGAAGGATCATATTCATATTCAGTATTATATTTTTAAGGTAGATAATTTAGGACAACGCATTTTGAATGTTCTTATTAAAAAAGTAAAACAGGGTGTAAAGGTACGTATTTTATATGATGAGATGGGGTCACGCGGTGTCAGAAAGCGCCATTTTAAAGATTTGACTGATGTAGGTGGCGAAGTCGAAGTATTTTTCCCTTCGATTTTTCCGATGATTAACCCTCGTCTAAACTTCCGAAACCACCGAAAAATCGTTGTGATTGATGGGCGTATTGGTTATATTGGTGGCTTTAATGTAGGGGATGAGTACTTAGGCTTAACCTCCAAATTCGGCTATTGGCGTGATACGCATTTACGTATTGAAGGCAGTGCCGTGCATCCGCTCCAAACTCGTTTCATACTAGACTGGAATCAAGCAAGTACCAAACAGCGGATTAATTATTCAGAACGTTATTTCCCTGCTATCCCCAAAAAGGGAGAAGCTGCGATGCAAATCATTTCAAGTGGTCCAGATACCGAGTGGGAAGTTATTAAAAATGGCTATATAAAGCTCATTACTAATGCAAAGAAATATGTTTATATTCAGTCCCCCTATTTCATTCCGGATGACAGCTTTTTAGACGCTGTAAAAATCGCTACGCTCTCGGGCATTGATGTTCGCATTATGATTCCCAATAAGCCGGATCATATTTTTGTATTCTGGGCGACTTACTCCTATGTTGGACAGCTTGTACACGCGGGCGCAAAAATTTATCATTACGCAAAAGGATTTATACACGCAAAAATGATTGTTGTTGATGACGAGGCTGCATCTGTTGGTACAGCAAATATTGACGTGCGAAGCTTTAGCTTAAACTTTGAAGTGAATGCCTTTATTTATGATCGTGAAATTGCACATAAACTAGCAGAAATTTTTGAGCAGGATATTTTAGATTGCTCCGAGCTAACCGTAGAAATTTATGAAAACCGCTCAAATATTGTAAAGTTTAAAGAATCTATTTCGAGACTATTATCTCCAATACTATAA
- a CDS encoding M15 family metallopeptidase, which produces MGKLKTSHKRSNNKILIGAFISFVLLISIVASIFYKNEMAKTSLAHQQEEQVTEVDAQPEPEPEPQPEPQPNQDKSAEEVEQGEAPTTEQPKDSIPKEQEIENGYIDGQAAPTEPTFIDGVLVVNKKTPLPKTYNKGEDPKARAAFEKMAAAARIEGFELVAFSGFRSYEYQQQLYTNYVNRDGKVNADRYSARPGYSEHQTGLAFDIGEKGKEDLWLTSEFGETKAGQWLIGNAHQYGFILRYPKGKENVTGFMYESWHFRYLGKELATKVFQAGVSLEEYLNID; this is translated from the coding sequence ATGGGGAAGTTGAAAACGAGTCATAAACGTAGTAATAATAAAATATTAATTGGAGCTTTCATTTCATTTGTGTTGCTTATTTCTATTGTTGCTTCGATTTTTTATAAAAACGAAATGGCAAAAACGAGTTTAGCGCATCAACAAGAAGAGCAAGTAACGGAAGTGGATGCACAACCAGAACCAGAACCAGAACCACAACCAGAACCACAACCAAACCAGGATAAGTCGGCAGAAGAAGTAGAGCAGGGAGAAGCGCCAACCACAGAGCAGCCTAAAGATTCTATACCAAAAGAGCAAGAGATTGAAAATGGGTATATTGACGGACAAGCTGCACCAACTGAGCCAACATTTATTGACGGTGTGCTCGTTGTAAATAAAAAGACTCCTCTACCTAAAACGTATAATAAGGGTGAGGATCCAAAAGCGCGAGCTGCATTTGAGAAAATGGCAGCAGCTGCAAGAATAGAAGGATTCGAGCTTGTTGCATTTAGTGGCTTCCGTTCTTATGAGTATCAACAACAGCTTTATACAAATTACGTGAATCGGGATGGCAAGGTAAATGCAGACCGTTATAGCGCGCGTCCTGGCTATTCTGAGCATCAAACAGGATTGGCCTTTGATATTGGTGAAAAGGGTAAAGAGGATTTATGGCTAACAAGTGAATTCGGTGAAACGAAAGCCGGACAATGGCTTATTGGCAATGCCCACCAGTACGGTTTTATTTTGCGCTATCCAAAAGGCAAAGAGAATGTTACAGGTTTTATGTATGAATCTTGGCACTTCCGCTATTTAGGTAAGGAACTAGCAACGAAAGTATTTCAAGCAGGCGTTTCACTTGAGGAATATTTAAATATCGATTAA
- the yidC gene encoding membrane protein insertase YidC encodes MKKLKLGSLLTLVLVLLTGCESVDNKEGFFYSVFVKPMDSLLDFLGNTVFNGSYGLAIIAITIAIRLVLMPFMLKNYRNQAVMKTKMDVVKPKMDEIQKKLKTAETKEEQMSLQQEMMGLYRDNGINPINMGCLPIIIQMPIVMGLYFAILHSADVKSHEFLWFSLGSPDITMTIVAGIIYFVQAKVSLWTVPDAQKAQMKIMMYISPIMIVFISFSSMAALPLYWSIGGLILVIQTYIGKKYYSAIPEEIEK; translated from the coding sequence ATGAAAAAACTAAAGTTAGGTTCCCTGTTGACACTGGTTCTCGTATTATTGACAGGGTGTGAGTCAGTCGACAATAAAGAAGGCTTTTTCTATAGTGTTTTTGTAAAACCTATGGATAGTTTATTAGACTTTTTAGGTAATACGGTATTTAACGGGAGCTATGGATTAGCAATCATTGCGATTACAATTGCGATTCGTTTAGTGTTAATGCCATTTATGTTGAAAAATTACCGCAATCAAGCGGTAATGAAAACAAAAATGGATGTCGTTAAACCAAAAATGGACGAAATCCAAAAGAAATTAAAGACTGCTGAAACAAAAGAAGAGCAAATGTCACTGCAACAGGAAATGATGGGATTGTATCGTGATAACGGAATTAATCCTATAAATATGGGTTGTTTACCAATTATCATTCAAATGCCAATTGTTATGGGATTATATTTTGCCATCTTACATTCGGCCGACGTAAAATCGCATGAATTTTTATGGTTTAGTTTAGGGTCACCGGACATTACGATGACGATTGTTGCGGGTATTATTTATTTTGTACAAGCAAAAGTATCATTATGGACTGTACCTGATGCACAAAAGGCTCAAATGAAAATTATGATGTATATTTCTCCGATAATGATTGTGTTTATTTCATTCTCATCAATGGCCGCACTACCGCTGTACTGGTCTATTGGAGGACTAATTTTAGTTATTCAAACATATATCGGTAAGAAATATTATTCGGCAATACCCGAGGAAATAGAAAAATAA
- a CDS encoding helix-turn-helix transcriptional regulator produces MQLHQHSISETISKRYFQEIDNINQYNGIEEFFTIESKLLFEIYHLEAVKAKKSLHEIIDILSIRFGKQVIKVVRHYFVILSSIVARKLLDNQVPSKKAFAFNLACADMIENKMKDAEFLQFADDLIDFYVYFIADRKQPTFRHQTVNKVIMYINDELENDLTVESIAGNFHISTSHLSRIFREHVGITLVEYLNVRRVEESQYYLRHTNKSITSISDQFHFCNQSYFTRIFKKYTSVTPKHFRDELHHEFYRFEIGELEYEKV; encoded by the coding sequence ATGCAATTACATCAACATTCAATATCTGAAACAATTTCTAAAAGATACTTCCAAGAAATAGATAATATTAACCAATACAATGGGATTGAGGAATTTTTCACAATAGAGTCTAAGCTATTGTTTGAGATATATCATTTGGAGGCAGTGAAGGCAAAAAAATCTTTACATGAGATTATTGATATCCTTTCTATTCGTTTTGGAAAACAAGTAATTAAAGTAGTACGCCATTACTTTGTGATTTTGTCATCGATTGTTGCCCGTAAGTTGCTTGATAACCAAGTTCCTTCGAAAAAAGCGTTTGCATTTAACCTTGCATGTGCCGATATGATCGAAAATAAAATGAAGGATGCGGAATTTTTGCAATTCGCAGATGATTTAATTGATTTCTATGTGTACTTCATCGCAGATCGAAAGCAACCAACATTCCGCCACCAAACAGTAAATAAAGTCATTATGTATATTAATGATGAATTAGAAAATGACTTAACCGTAGAGAGTATTGCAGGAAATTTCCATATTAGTACGAGCCATTTGTCGCGAATTTTCCGTGAGCATGTGGGTATTACACTTGTTGAATATTTAAATGTTCGACGCGTGGAAGAGTCTCAATATTACTTACGTCATACAAATAAAAGCATTACGTCAATTTCAGACCAATTCCATTTCTGTAATCAAAGCTATTTCACGCGGATTTTCAAAAAATATACGAGCGTTACACCCAAGCATTTCCGTGATGAACTACATCATGAATTTTACCGCTTTGAAATTGGCGAACTTGAATATGAAAAAGTTTAA
- a CDS encoding LytTR family DNA-binding domain-containing protein encodes MDPKQIEEIMDIIKEFFPENTSIAISDTNEYLYYQPSKKVDLKIKPGDPIKEGSAAHKAVTYGQKISTYIEPDVFGVPYFGMSIPLIEEGETKGAITAIFPQKPSPFLTNYITVKIDDCWYPIKHNQVIYLETQLRKTFVKTMGREGYHRLNLSDLELFLAPDSFIRCHRSYIVNIDYIDEIQPDSHSTFLLIMKDGTRIPVSQRYASYFRRSLGF; translated from the coding sequence GTGGATCCAAAACAAATAGAAGAAATCATGGATATAATTAAAGAATTTTTCCCAGAAAATACGTCAATCGCTATTTCAGATACAAATGAGTATTTGTATTATCAACCTAGCAAAAAAGTTGACCTGAAAATTAAGCCGGGTGATCCAATCAAAGAAGGTTCTGCTGCACACAAAGCGGTAACGTATGGACAAAAAATCAGTACTTACATCGAACCGGATGTTTTCGGCGTACCCTATTTCGGCATGAGTATTCCACTAATAGAAGAAGGTGAAACAAAAGGCGCTATTACAGCCATCTTCCCACAAAAGCCATCACCATTTTTAACAAACTACATTACCGTAAAGATTGATGACTGCTGGTACCCAATCAAGCATAACCAAGTCATTTATCTTGAAACACAGCTTCGTAAAACATTTGTTAAAACAATGGGCCGTGAAGGTTATCACCGTTTAAACTTAAGCGATCTAGAACTTTTCCTTGCTCCAGATTCATTTATTCGATGCCATCGTTCATATATCGTGAACATTGATTATATCGATGAGATTCAACCAGATTCTCACTCAACATTCTTATTAATTATGAAAGACGGTACGCGAATCCCTGTAAGTCAGCGTTACGCAAGCTACTTCCGTCGTTCATTAGGATTCTAA
- a CDS encoding succinate CoA transferase, which yields MDPRVEKRLGLKELADKIVSAQEAAALIEDGSVVGMSGFTRAGDAKVVPLALVERAQNEKFKIDVYTGASLGPEVDKHLAEAGAIRKRGPFIGDAGIRNLINSGDVSYVDAHLSHNAELVRQGIIGPIKHLIIEAVAITEDGLIIPSNSVGNSPIFAQYAENIIVELNLSHPESLIGIHDIYVPKAQGEREPIPMTDITQRIGEIGIRVDPAKIQAIVISEEPDAPSLIVPPDEETQNMANLLLDFFRSEIKAGRLTNNLMPLQSGVGSVANAVLDGFANSEFEDLVVASEVLQDAVFNLIDAGKVKYAAATSITLTEELQKKVYGNLEKYADKICLRPQEISNHPELIRRLGLISINTALELDIYGNVNSTHVSGTKMMNGIGGSGDFARNARLGIFVTKSYAKGGAISSIVPMASHVDHTEHDVDVIVTEQGIADLRGLAPKERAALIIENCAHPDYKEQLRDYYNRAVEATGNSQTPHILEEALSWHVNLAKNKTMKQETPAQA from the coding sequence ATGGATCCAAGAGTTGAGAAACGCTTAGGTTTAAAAGAATTAGCAGATAAAATCGTATCTGCACAAGAAGCTGCAGCTTTAATTGAAGACGGCAGTGTAGTTGGTATGAGTGGATTTACTCGTGCAGGGGACGCGAAGGTTGTACCACTAGCACTAGTAGAACGTGCTCAAAACGAAAAATTTAAAATCGATGTATATACTGGCGCTTCATTAGGTCCTGAAGTAGACAAACACCTTGCTGAAGCAGGAGCTATCCGTAAACGCGGACCATTCATTGGTGATGCAGGTATCCGTAATTTAATTAACTCTGGTGATGTATCATATGTAGATGCTCATCTTTCTCATAACGCGGAACTAGTGCGTCAAGGGATTATCGGTCCAATTAAACACTTAATTATCGAAGCTGTTGCCATTACTGAAGATGGCTTAATCATTCCTTCAAACTCGGTAGGAAACTCACCAATCTTCGCTCAATACGCTGAAAATATTATTGTTGAATTAAACCTTTCACATCCAGAAAGCTTAATCGGTATTCATGATATTTATGTACCAAAAGCACAAGGTGAACGTGAGCCAATTCCTATGACTGATATTACACAACGTATCGGTGAAATCGGTATTCGTGTAGATCCAGCTAAAATTCAAGCAATCGTTATTTCTGAAGAGCCAGATGCGCCTTCATTAATCGTACCTCCAGATGAAGAAACACAGAACATGGCTAACCTTTTATTAGACTTCTTCCGCAGTGAAATTAAAGCAGGTCGTTTAACTAATAACTTAATGCCATTACAATCTGGTGTAGGTTCTGTAGCAAACGCAGTACTTGATGGCTTTGCGAATTCAGAATTCGAAGATTTAGTTGTAGCTTCTGAAGTACTTCAAGATGCTGTATTCAACTTAATCGATGCTGGTAAAGTTAAATACGCTGCTGCAACTTCAATTACACTTACTGAAGAATTACAGAAAAAAGTGTACGGCAACTTAGAAAAGTATGCTGACAAAATTTGCTTACGTCCACAAGAAATCTCTAACCACCCAGAGCTTATTCGTCGTTTAGGATTAATTTCAATTAACACAGCTCTTGAGTTAGATATTTATGGTAACGTAAACTCTACGCACGTATCAGGTACAAAAATGATGAACGGTATCGGTGGTTCTGGTGACTTCGCGCGTAACGCTCGTCTGGGTATCTTCGTAACGAAATCATATGCAAAAGGCGGCGCGATTTCTTCAATCGTTCCAATGGCATCTCACGTAGACCATACTGAGCATGATGTAGATGTAATCGTAACTGAACAAGGGATCGCTGACTTACGTGGCTTAGCTCCAAAAGAGCGTGCTGCTTTAATTATCGAAAACTGCGCTCACCCAGATTACAAAGAACAATTACGTGATTACTACAACCGTGCTGTTGAAGCAACTGGTAACTCACAAACTCCTCATATCTTAGAGGAAGCTTTATCTTGGCACGTGAATCTTGCGAAAAACAAAACAATGAAACAAGAAACACCTGCTCAAGCTTAA
- a CDS encoding MFS transporter → MRYFIYAIIFFSFFDLFTQLPIMSTFAESVGASAFVTGLAVGMYSFSNTFGNIFSGFFTDKKGPFHVLVAGLLLTGAALFLYAFIEEPFALLAIRFLHGLVAGFIVPAAFTYLANETSPEKRGKGGAISGAFVGIAAIIGPAFSGILASRTSAPIVFNFTGICMVVLGLIAVVVLRNQQGHRSTKTASTEVPIRAFFRNSGTLKAFTGAFFLMFSQGVIAYLLPLHVQSLGFDSRMSGMLMSTFGIVAVLVFILPTNKIFDLVKPKYTLALGIGLMGISQLLLSQSSDTTLLYVALACYGVGFGFLFPSINSLLIDSTTKEVRGKAYGYFYAFFSLGVVVGSSLLGWLPINHTQGFILTGTLLIVFALISLMDRQKFVHLA, encoded by the coding sequence TTGCGGTATTTTATTTATGCCATTATTTTCTTTTCATTTTTTGATTTATTTACACAGCTACCGATTATGAGCACATTTGCTGAATCTGTTGGTGCTTCTGCATTTGTAACCGGACTAGCTGTCGGAATGTATTCCTTTTCAAATACATTCGGAAATATTTTTTCTGGATTTTTTACAGACAAAAAAGGACCATTTCATGTGCTTGTGGCTGGTCTTCTCCTAACAGGTGCGGCTTTGTTTCTTTACGCCTTTATTGAGGAACCTTTCGCCCTTCTTGCCATACGTTTCCTTCATGGATTAGTTGCTGGATTTATTGTGCCAGCTGCCTTTACATATTTAGCGAATGAGACCTCACCGGAAAAACGCGGGAAAGGTGGAGCTATTTCTGGTGCATTTGTAGGGATTGCTGCCATTATCGGACCTGCTTTTAGTGGGATTTTAGCTAGTCGCACGAGCGCTCCTATTGTGTTTAACTTTACGGGTATATGTATGGTTGTTCTAGGGCTCATCGCTGTTGTTGTTTTACGTAATCAACAGGGGCATCGTAGTACAAAAACAGCTTCAACCGAGGTGCCAATTCGGGCATTCTTTAGAAACAGTGGTACATTAAAGGCGTTTACAGGCGCATTCTTTTTAATGTTCTCGCAAGGCGTCATTGCATATTTATTACCTTTACATGTTCAAAGTTTAGGATTTGATTCAAGAATGAGCGGTATGTTGATGAGTACGTTCGGTATAGTTGCTGTTTTGGTATTTATTTTACCGACGAATAAAATTTTTGACTTAGTTAAGCCGAAGTATACGTTAGCACTTGGTATCGGATTGATGGGCATTAGTCAGCTATTGCTCAGTCAATCCAGCGACACAACACTCCTATATGTCGCACTTGCTTGCTACGGGGTAGGATTCGGCTTTTTGTTCCCTTCAATCAATTCCTTATTAATTGATTCCACTACAAAGGAAGTACGAGGAAAGGCGTATGGCTATTTTTATGCATTCTTTTCTTTAGGTGTCGTCGTCGGGTCTTCATTACTCGGTTGGTTACCTATCAATCATACGCAGGGCTTCATACTTACAGGTACTTTGTTAATTGTATTTGCTCTCATTTCACTAATGGATCGGCAGAAATTTGTCCATTTAGCATAA
- a CDS encoding 3-oxoacyl-ACP reductase has translation MAKFKGKSIALAGLAAGVASVLSKKENRDKAMVVLNEAKTKAMNFVDTQKENNKNTEKYLQETNEGAGESLNDVAQGAAEATNQVIRGNNMVSEGAITTVNYYNEESQ, from the coding sequence ATGGCAAAGTTCAAAGGTAAAAGTATTGCACTTGCGGGTTTAGCTGCTGGTGTAGCGTCAGTACTGAGCAAAAAAGAAAATCGTGATAAAGCAATGGTGGTTTTAAATGAAGCCAAAACAAAAGCGATGAACTTCGTTGATACGCAAAAAGAAAACAATAAAAATACAGAGAAGTACCTGCAAGAGACGAATGAAGGAGCAGGCGAGTCACTAAATGATGTCGCTCAAGGTGCAGCTGAAGCAACAAATCAAGTCATACGTGGTAATAATATGGTTAGCGAAGGAGCAATAACAACGGTTAATTATTATAACGAAGAAAGTCAATAA
- a CDS encoding GNAT family N-acetyltransferase translates to MQFSLNKVLPNHAAFEYEQDGQKVAEITWSEHDGVMHMDHTYVSDVLRGQGVAKKLLDTAADYARANELKMNAICSYVVAAFEKTEEYDDVKA, encoded by the coding sequence ATGCAATTTTCGTTAAATAAAGTACTTCCAAATCATGCGGCATTTGAATATGAGCAGGATGGCCAAAAGGTTGCTGAAATTACGTGGTCTGAACACGACGGAGTAATGCATATGGATCATACGTACGTATCTGACGTACTGCGTGGGCAAGGGGTAGCAAAAAAATTACTAGACACAGCAGCAGATTATGCTCGTGCAAATGAATTGAAAATGAATGCCATTTGTTCTTATGTAGTAGCGGCATTCGAAAAAACGGAAGAGTATGATGATGTGAAGGCATAA
- a CDS encoding DUF1002 domain-containing protein produces MKQKWIACLAIFTLTISFFLPTSTFATTNNQNAINEKLGVPIIVYGSSLSDAEKEIVKTALRVEQEPEFDEITVSGQDLVNYIKDSNSSSRMYSSAKITRQDEGKGLIISIVTPENITQVTAEMYANAMLTAGIEDAIVEIAAPKPVTGHSALVGIYKAYEVKTGEALDIERTDVANDELSVATSLTEDAGISDEKVAELLTQIKKVIAEQNPATREEVQQIVEEQLSKLQITLSDKDRELLVDLMDRISNLNIDFSKLSSQLTDLSTKFEEKFGAILQDEGFWTSVKNFFNNLVDTVSSWFK; encoded by the coding sequence ATGAAACAAAAATGGATTGCCTGTCTAGCGATATTTACGCTAACCATTTCATTTTTCCTTCCAACATCTACATTCGCTACTACAAATAATCAAAATGCCATAAACGAAAAGCTTGGAGTACCGATTATTGTGTACGGTAGTAGTTTATCAGACGCGGAAAAAGAAATAGTAAAAACAGCATTGCGGGTTGAGCAAGAGCCGGAATTTGATGAAATTACAGTATCGGGACAGGACTTAGTGAATTATATTAAAGACAGTAACTCAAGTTCACGCATGTACTCATCAGCGAAAATTACACGTCAAGATGAAGGTAAAGGCTTAATCATTAGTATTGTTACACCAGAAAATATTACACAAGTAACAGCAGAAATGTACGCTAATGCAATGCTGACAGCTGGTATTGAGGATGCAATTGTAGAAATTGCGGCACCAAAGCCAGTAACCGGCCACTCTGCACTTGTAGGGATTTACAAGGCATACGAGGTAAAAACAGGAGAAGCACTGGATATTGAACGTACAGATGTAGCCAATGATGAACTATCTGTTGCCACGTCTCTAACAGAAGATGCAGGCATTAGTGATGAAAAGGTAGCAGAGTTGCTTACACAAATTAAAAAAGTGATTGCAGAACAAAATCCCGCAACGCGTGAAGAAGTCCAACAAATTGTAGAAGAACAATTATCAAAACTACAAATTACGCTAAGTGATAAAGACCGCGAGCTGTTAGTAGATCTAATGGACCGTATTAGTAATTTAAATATCGATTTTAGTAAGTTATCAAGCCAATTAACCGATTTAAGTACAAAGTTTGAAGAAAAATTCGGCGCAATCTTACAAGATGAGGGCTTCTGGACAAGCGTTAAAAACTTTTTCAACAATTTAGTTGATACGGTATCCTCTTGGTTTAAATAA
- a CDS encoding CvfB family protein gives MNQLIKSGQVVSLTVLEEQGSRYILTNGDVEIPLNSSDVLEPLTIGEQVKVFLFADRRGDLQATTALPTITEADYGWGRVLKVTREGAFCDIGTSREVLVKAEDLPVLEELWPQPGDHLYMTLRTDRNGDLFGRLVTEEKVIEMYEGAAEDVHNKNLIARPYRLLPVGSFLLGVDVPYRIFVHESEMQAEPRLGQEVHVRIIDVKDDGSLNGSLLPRKHERLGTDAEKIFAYLESVGGKMPFGDKSTPEEVQEMFKISKGAFKRALGTLMKAGKIKQQDGWTESV, from the coding sequence ATGAATCAATTAATCAAATCGGGTCAAGTTGTCAGCTTGACAGTATTAGAAGAACAAGGGTCTCGCTATATTTTAACGAATGGTGATGTAGAAATTCCGTTAAATTCTTCAGACGTTTTAGAACCGTTAACGATCGGTGAGCAAGTGAAAGTATTTTTATTTGCGGACCGCCGCGGGGATCTTCAAGCAACGACAGCATTGCCAACCATTACAGAAGCGGACTACGGTTGGGGACGCGTACTTAAAGTAACACGTGAAGGCGCATTTTGTGATATCGGTACATCGCGTGAAGTGTTAGTGAAGGCGGAGGATTTACCAGTACTTGAGGAATTATGGCCACAACCAGGTGACCATTTATATATGACATTGCGTACAGACCGCAATGGCGATTTATTCGGTCGGTTAGTGACAGAAGAAAAAGTAATTGAAATGTACGAAGGTGCTGCGGAAGATGTGCACAACAAAAACCTTATTGCGCGTCCGTACCGTTTACTACCAGTAGGTTCATTCCTATTAGGCGTTGACGTACCGTACCGTATTTTTGTACATGAGTCAGAAATGCAAGCAGAACCTCGTCTGGGACAAGAAGTGCATGTGCGCATTATCGACGTGAAAGATGATGGCTCACTGAACGGCTCATTACTACCACGTAAGCATGAGCGTTTAGGTACGGATGCAGAAAAGATATTTGCTTATCTTGAAAGTGTTGGTGGTAAAATGCCATTTGGCGATAAATCAACACCAGAAGAAGTACAAGAAATGTTTAAAATTAGTAAAGGTGCGTTCAAGCGCGCTTTAGGCACATTAATGAAAGCCGGTAAAATTAAACAACAAGACGGCTGGACAGAGAGCGTCTAA